Within the Emticicia oligotrophica DSM 17448 genome, the region TATTAGAATATGAATTTTCAACAATTAGAATATATCATAGCGGTAGATAAGCATCGTCACTTCCAAAAGGCTGCTGATGAATGTTGTGTGACACAGGCTACACTGAGTATGATGATAAAAAAGCTGGAAGAAGAGCTTGAAGTAGTGATTTTCGACCGAAGTAAGCAACCTGTTATTCCAACCGAAGCTGGTAAGGAAATAATCGGACAAGCAAAGATAGTTTTGAAAGAAACTGCTTTTTTGAAGCAGTTAGCAAAAGATACCAAATTTGAAGTAAAAGGTCATTTACGAATTGGTATTATACCTACTTTAGCACCTTACTTATTGCCTTTGTTTTTATATAAGTTGCTCAAAAACAACCCTCAACTTAAGGTAAAAGTCAGTGAGTTGAATACGAATCAAATTGTAGAGCAACTCGAAAAAGATTTGCTTGATGTGGGGATTTTAGCAACACCCATAAATATTGAGGGGCTCAAAGAATATCCTCTTTTCTACGAAAAATTGGTAGTTTTTGTTTCTGACAAAGAAACCACACTCAGGAAAAAATTTATTTTACCCGAAGAAATAGATGTGAATCGACTTTGGCTTTTAGAGGAAGGTCATTGTTTACGTTCGCAGATGATGAATTTGTGTGAATTACGCAAAAAAAATACCGACTTTGGTAATCTCGAATATGAAGCTGGAAGTATAGAATCGTTGTTGAAAATTGTAGAAATGAATAATGGTATTACGGTTGTACCCGAATTGGCTGTTATCAATTTTGATGCTAAGCAAAAGAAACAGTTACGTGAGTTTAAAGCCCCCGTTCCTGTACGAGAAATTAGCTTGGTTACTTACCGACATTTCGTAAAAACGCGTTTATTGGAAGTGCTTGCTGAGGAAATAAAAACAGGTGTTTCTCAAGTACTGCCCCTAAAACCCGATAAGCAAATAGTAGTAGAAATGTAAATTAGCTTGTTTAGAGCTAAATCAAGGATATTTGCTCTACAAACAAAAAGCCTGTGAAATATTACATTCACAGGCTTTTGTTTATTATTGAATATTTTCAATTAGAAATCTTCATCTAAAGAGAATGCCATATCGCTCTTTTGCGACATCACACCAGACTTTTGGTATTCGCCTACGCGTTTTTCAAAGAAGTTAGTTTTTCCTTGAAGTGAAATCATATCCATGAAATCGAACGGATTGGCAGCATTATAAATTTTGTTCAAGCCTAAAGACTCTAAGAGGTGGTCGGCTACGAATTCAATGTACTGACACATCAATTCGGCATTCATACCAATTAATGAAACAGGAAGAGCATCAGTTACAAATTCTTTCTCAATTTCTACCGCATCACGTACCAAAGAATACACTTTATCGGCTGGATATTTATTTTGAATGTATTGTGTATAAAGTAAACAAGCGAAATCACGGTGTAAGCCTTCATCACGAGAAATAAGCTCATTCGAGAAAGTAAGGCCTGGCATTAAACCACGCTTTTTCAACCAGAAAATAGAGCAGAAAGAACCTGAGAAGAATATTCCTTCCACTACGGCAAATGCCAATAAGCGGTCGATGAAGTTTCCTTGCTCAATCCATTTCAATGCCCAATCGGCCTTTTTCTTTACGCATGGAATATGGTCGATAGCATTTAACATTTTATCTCTTTCTACCGCATCTTTGATATAGGTATCAATCAATAAAGAGTAAGTTTCGGAGTGAATGTTTTCCATCATAATTTGGAAACCATAAAAACATTTAGCTTCGGCAAATTGTACGCGAGAGATAAAGTTTACCGCTAAGTTTTCATTTACGATGCCATCAGATGCGGCAAAAAATGCTAGTACATGAGAAATAAAGTGGCGTTCACCATCGCTTAATTTTGCCCAGTCTTGTAAATCTGGTGAGAGGTCAATTTCTTCGGCTGTCCAGAAAGATGCCTCATGTTTTTTATAAAATTCCCAAATATCGTTGTGTTTGATTGGGAATAGAACGAAACGAGTTTTGTCTTCAATCAGAAGAGGTTCAACTTGTAATAGTTCAGCGTCAGTCATTGGAGTTTGTATTTTATTGGAGTTTATTGGTTTGCGGTGAACCGCTAAAGTATTTACATTATTCTTTGGGACTGCTTGACAGTAGAATTGTATGCCAAATATAGTTACATAATCGTTTGTTCACAACGAATGTTTTCGATAATTGTAACTTTTTTCTAATATAGTGCTTATAATCTATTGATAGTCAAGATACTTAAAAATTATCTTTTATTCAAACCATTTTTTATCAAAAAATAGATTA harbors:
- a CDS encoding LysR substrate-binding domain-containing protein encodes the protein MNFQQLEYIIAVDKHRHFQKAADECCVTQATLSMMIKKLEEELEVVIFDRSKQPVIPTEAGKEIIGQAKIVLKETAFLKQLAKDTKFEVKGHLRIGIIPTLAPYLLPLFLYKLLKNNPQLKVKVSELNTNQIVEQLEKDLLDVGILATPINIEGLKEYPLFYEKLVVFVSDKETTLRKKFILPEEIDVNRLWLLEEGHCLRSQMMNLCELRKKNTDFGNLEYEAGSIESLLKIVEMNNGITVVPELAVINFDAKQKKQLREFKAPVPVREISLVTYRHFVKTRLLEVLAEEIKTGVSQVLPLKPDKQIVVEM
- a CDS encoding ribonucleotide-diphosphate reductase subunit beta, giving the protein MTDAELLQVEPLLIEDKTRFVLFPIKHNDIWEFYKKHEASFWTAEEIDLSPDLQDWAKLSDGERHFISHVLAFFAASDGIVNENLAVNFISRVQFAEAKCFYGFQIMMENIHSETYSLLIDTYIKDAVERDKMLNAIDHIPCVKKKADWALKWIEQGNFIDRLLAFAVVEGIFFSGSFCSIFWLKKRGLMPGLTFSNELISRDEGLHRDFACLLYTQYIQNKYPADKVYSLVRDAVEIEKEFVTDALPVSLIGMNAELMCQYIEFVADHLLESLGLNKIYNAANPFDFMDMISLQGKTNFFEKRVGEYQKSGVMSQKSDMAFSLDEDF